The genomic window GACGCGATGACCGAGCAGGAACGCGACGAGATCGTCGAGGAGAAATGCGACGGGAACCCGTCGCAGGTCCAGCGGTTCAAGGGACTGGGGGAGATGAACCCACAACAGCTCTGGGACACGACGATGGACCCCGACAACCGCATCCTCAAACAGATCACCATCGAGGACGCCGCGGCGGCGGACAAGATGTTCTCCGTCCTGATGGGCGACGCCGTCGAACCCCGAAAGCAGTTCATCAAGGACAACGCGCCGGAGGCCGAATGGATCGATATCTAACGAAATTTTGCTCTGCGGGCGCGACGTAGCCGCGCCCTCGGCAAAATTTCGATCAAAAGCACTCCTCCCTCCCCTGCGGGTCGGTCGTCGGCCCGCTCGCGAGTTCGCTGCGCGAACTCGCTCACGGATGCAGTGCTTGACACCAACCTCACGCAATCAACGCACCCCACGAAACCCAATGACACATGAGCTCAGACGTACCCGATCCGACTGACGTACAGGCACGAGCGGTAGAGAACGTCCGCATCGAGGACGAGATGGAGCAGTCGTATATCGACTACGCGATGTCCGTCATCGCGGGTCGCGCGCTCCCCCGCGTCGAGGACGGCCTGAAGCCCGTCCACCGGCGCATCCTCTACGCGATGCACGAAATGGGCGTCTCCTCGGGGAGCAGCCACCGCAAGTCCTCCTCGATCGTCGGGGAGACGATGGGTGACTACCACCCCCACGGCGACAGCGCGATCTACGACACCCTGGTCCGGATGGCCCAGGACTTCTCGATGCGTTACCCGCTGGTCGACGGTCAGGGGAACTTCGGTTCGATGGACGGCGACCCGGCCGCCGCCCAGCGATACACCGAGGCGCGCATGTCCTCGATCTCCGAGGAACTCCTCGAGGACATCGACAAGGACACCGTCGACTTCTCCGCGAACTACGACGACCGCCTGCGCGAGCCCGACGTGCTCCCGGCGGCGTTCCCGAACCTGCTGGTCAACGGCTCCTCGGGAATCGCGGTCGGGATGTCGACGAACATCCCGCCGCACAACCTGGGGGAGATCGTCGACGCCACGATCGAACTGATCGACGACCCTGACGCGACGGTCGAGGACCTGATGGAGCACGTCAAGGGCCCCGACTTCCCCACGGGGGCGAACATCGTCGGCCGCGACGCCATCTACTCGGCCTACAAGACCGGCCGCGGGCGCCTCCGCGTGCGCGCCGAGTTCGAGGTCGAGGAGTGGAAGAACGGCCGCGAACGGATCGTCGTCACGGAACTCCCCTTCCAGGCCAACAAGGCCCGCCTCGTCGAGCGCATCGCCGAGGACGTCAACGAGGGCGAGATCGAGGGCATCTCGGACCTGCGCGACGAGTCCGACCGCGACGGCGTCCGCGTCGTCATCGAACTCAAGCGCGGCGCCAACACGGAAGTCGTCAAGAACCGCCTGCTCGAGAACCACTTAGAGCGGACCTTCGGCGTCATCAACCTCGCGCTGGTCGACGGCCAGCCCCGCGTGCTCTCGCTGAAGGAGACCTTAGAAGAGTACGTCGCCCATCGCCGCGAGGTCGTGCGCCGGCGCAGCGAGTACGACCTCGAGGAGGCCGAGGACCGCGCACACATCCTCGAGGGGCGGCTGACCGCCGTCGAGAACGCCGACGACGTCGTCGAACTGATCCGCAACAGCGAGACCCGGTCGGACGCGAAGGAGAACCTGCAGGACGCCTACGACTTCTCCCAGGATCAGGCCGACCACATCGTCCGGATGCAGCTGGGCAGCCTCACCTCGATGGAGACCGCCGAGATCGAGGAGGAGTACGAGGAGGTCCAGGCCGAGATCGAACGGCTGAACGCGATCCTCGAGAGCGAGGAAGAGCTGCTCTCGGTCATCAAGGACGAACTCCGCGAGATCAAGGACGAGTACGGCGACGACCGCCGCACCTCGATCGTCGAGGATCAGGGGACGGTCACCCACGAGGACCTCATCCCCGAGGAGGAGGTCTTCGTCGTCATGACCGAAGACGACTACGTCAAGCGGATGCCCATCGACCAGTTCGACCCCCAGGGTCGGGGCGGCAAGGGCATCATCGGCGCGGACGTCAAGGAGGGCGACCGCGTCTCGACGGTGTTCCGCGCGAACACCCACGACTACCTGCTGTGCTTTACCAACCAGGGGAAGGTCTACCAGCTCAAGACCTACGAGATCCCCGAGATGGGCCGGACGGCCCGCGGCAAGTCGGCGGTCAACATCCTCGATCTCGACGCCGGCGAGGACATCACGGCCATCGTCGACACCGACGCCTTCGGCGACGGCGAGTTCGTGACGATGGCCACCCGACACGGCTACGTCAAGCGAACCGGCGGCGAGGAGTTCGACAACATCCGCTCGACGGGGATCATCGCGGCCGATCTCGAGGAAGGCGACGAGCTCGTCGACGTCGAGGTCACCGACGGCTCGCAGGACCTGGTCATCGCCACCGAGGGCGGCATGACGATCCGCTTCGACGAGGACGAGGTCCGCGCGATGGGCCGCAACGCCCGGGGCGTCAACGGGATCAAACTCCAGGACGACGACGCGGTCGCGGGACTGGTCGCGACCGACGAGGACGACGGCCAGGCGCTGCTGACCGTCACCCGGAACGGGTACGGCAAGCGGACTCGGCTCTCCGAGTACCGCACGCAGTCGCGATACGGAAAGGGACTGATCGACATCAAGACGGGCGACCGAAACGGCCCCGTGACGGCCGTCAAGGCCGTCGACGACGACGATCAACTGGTGATGATGAGCGAGGCCGGACAGATCGTCCGGACGCGCGTCGACGAGATCTCGACGGTCGGGCGCAACACCATGGGCGTGATCGTCATGGACGTCGAGGACGGCGACGCGGTCGCCAGCGTCGACGACATCCCGGCGGCCGCGGCGGCCGATGCCGACGACGACGCTGCTACGGACGCCGACGAGAGCTGATCTCCGCGACGATCGGCCCGGGTGTCGGGCCGGTCGAGCGGGCTAGCGGAGTTCGCTGTTTTTCCCGATCGAGCGGCCATCTGAATCGGATCTCGAGTCGATGAGCCGAGACTCGAGTCAGCGCGTCGGCTCGAGGCGGCTCGAAGCGGCTCGAGACGGCTCGAAGCGAGTGGGTGCGCGACAGAATATCACGCGAGCGAGCGGTCGCTGGGAACCGCAGAGAGCGGAGAAATATCGAGAGCGATCGGCGGCCGCCGTCAGTGGGACGGCTCTTCGGCGGGGGCGACCATGTCTTCGATCCGCAGGATGAGGATGTTGTTCGTGTCGTCCTTGCCGTCGACGCGGCCCTCGATGAGGAGCTTCGACAGCGGGGTCGGGCCGACGGTGACGGCGTCGTCCTCGTGGATCTCGCCCATCGATCCCTGCATGTGGATCTCGGCGCGGCAGAGTTCGGGGTGGTGGACGCTCGAGAGGTCGATCTCCTCGACGATGACGTCCTCGATGGGTTCGCCCTCGTGTTCGATCGGAACCGAGGCGGGATCGTCCATCTGCTGGATCTCGAGGGCCTCGTAGGCTGAGGCGGTCGGTTTGTACCCGCCTTTCGGGCCGGGTACGCCCTCTACGAGCTGGAGGGCTTTGAGACTCTGCATCTGATTGCGGATCGTTCCGGGGTTACGGTCGACCTGTTCGGCGATGTCCTCGCCTTTGATGGCGGCTTCGGACTCCTTGTGCAGATTCGTCAATGCACGGAGGATTTTCTTCTGGCTGGGGGTGAGTTCGATGGATGACATACTGAATCGTTCGTAATTGATTTCCTTAAACCCGACGGGTGAGCCGGGAGTAACGCGGTGATTCCGTCGTTAGAACGCGCCCTAGTAAGGTGTTTTGTTTCGGTGATCGACGGCTGGCACGCAACTGCATACCAGTACCGATTCGGGCCGCGACGAGTCGACCCTCGTTCGGGAGGGCGACGAGACGTCTCGACGAGCAGCCGGGCGAGAGCGCCGACGGCGACGCTCCGGTCACGGATCGCCGTCACCGTCGTCGGACACTCGACGCTTCATCGAGAGCGGATTAGAACGAGTCTAAACGAACCGCGGGGGCGGTTCGGTGGACGAGCAGACACGACAGCGAACTACTGTTCGATTTCCCGCGGTTCGGAGACGCGAACGTGATGGGCGACGGACTCGGGCAGCGAGACGTCGGTATCGTGGTCGCTCGAGCGGGCGGTGATCATCCCGAAGGGGGCGACCTCGACGATCTCGAGTTCGACGCCGGGTCTGACACCGTGCTCGGCGAGATAGGAGAGGACCTCGGCGTCGCGGTCGGCGACCTCCTCGACGACCACGACGTCGCCCGCCGAGAACGACGTGACGGACTCGCCCTCGGGCCGTTCGGGCGGCTCGAGGTCGGCGCCGGGAATCGGCGCGCCGTGGGGGTCGACCGCCGGCTCGCCGAGGACGTCCGCGACGCGGGCCTCGAAGTCCTCGCTGATGTGGTGTTCGAGCCGGTCGGCCTCCTCGTGGACCTCCGCCCAGTCGTAGTCGAGGTGTTCGGTGAGGTAGGCCTCGAGCAGCCGGTGGTGGCGGACGACCTCGAGGGCGACGGTCTCACCTTCGTCGGTCAGCGTGACGCCGCGGTACTTCTCGCGGTCGACGAGCCCGCGCTCCTCGAGCTTGTCGAGCATGCTGGTGACGGTCGGCGACGTGACGTCCAGCTCGTCGGCGATGGCCGACGTCTTGATCCGCTCGTCGGTCTCGCGCTGGAGCTGGTAGATCGTCTTGAGGTAATCCTCCATCACGTCGCTCAGCATCATCGTAGTCGGATTTAGACGGGTCTAACCCTAAACCTGTCGCCGTCTCGATCGCCACCGTCAAACCGCCGCGGATCGAACTCGAACTATGAGTACGACCGTCAGGATCATCGGCGCACCGATGGACTACGGGGCGGACCGTCGCGGCGTCGACATGGGACCGTCGGCTATCAGATACGCCGAAGTGGCCGATCGCCTCGCGGACGCCGACGTCACGGCCGTCGACGACGGCGATCTCTCGATTCCGCGAGCCGAGGAGCGCGATCCGAACACCGACGAGCCGATCGAGGGGACGGCGAAGTTCCTCCGAGAGGTCGAGGATGTCAGTACGCGGCTGGAAGAGCGGGTCGCGGACGCGCTGGCCGACGGCGAGTTTCCGCTCGTGCTGGGCGGAGACCACTCGGTCGCGATCGGCTCGATGCGCGGCTCGGCCCGCGAGGCGGACCTCGGCGCGATCTGGTTCGACGCCCACGCGGACCTCAACACGCCCGCGACGTCGCCCAGCGGCAACGTCCACGGGATGCCGCTTGCCGCGACGCTGGGACGAGGCGCCTTCGGCGACCTCTCGTGGGCCCACGCGCCCCGCGTCCGCGAGGCGTCCATCGCCTACGTCGGCCTGCGGAGCATCGACGAGCGCGAGCGCGAACTCGTTCGAAACAGCGAGATGACGGCGTTCACGATGGCCGACATCGACGAGCGCGGGATGACCGCCGTCGTCGAGGACGCGCTCGACGTCGCGACCGACGGCACCGACGGCGTCCACGTCAGCCTCGACCTCGACTGGGTCGATCCCAAGACGGCCCCCGGCGTCGGGACGCCGGTCCGCGGCGGCGTCACGTATCGGGAGGCCCACGCCGCGCTCGAGACCGTCTCGGAACGCAACGCGGCCGAGGGGATCCTCCGCTCGATGGACGTCGTCGAGGTCAACCCGATTCTCGACGAGGGCAACGAGACGGCGACCATCGCGGCCGAACTCACCGCGAGCGCGTTCGGGAACCGAATCCTCTAGCGGACAGTTGTCGACGCGGAGATAGTATCCGGCGACTACACGTTGCGTGAGAATACCTACCACGTGCGTGAACGTTCCAACACCTTTGTATCGGAGGGTTTCGGAATAGGAGATATGACTGAGAACGTCGTCGTACTCGGAGCCGGTTACGCCGGTGCCGGTGCGATCA from Haloterrigena sp. KLK7 includes these protein-coding regions:
- the gyrA gene encoding DNA gyrase subunit A gives rise to the protein MSSDVPDPTDVQARAVENVRIEDEMEQSYIDYAMSVIAGRALPRVEDGLKPVHRRILYAMHEMGVSSGSSHRKSSSIVGETMGDYHPHGDSAIYDTLVRMAQDFSMRYPLVDGQGNFGSMDGDPAAAQRYTEARMSSISEELLEDIDKDTVDFSANYDDRLREPDVLPAAFPNLLVNGSSGIAVGMSTNIPPHNLGEIVDATIELIDDPDATVEDLMEHVKGPDFPTGANIVGRDAIYSAYKTGRGRLRVRAEFEVEEWKNGRERIVVTELPFQANKARLVERIAEDVNEGEIEGISDLRDESDRDGVRVVIELKRGANTEVVKNRLLENHLERTFGVINLALVDGQPRVLSLKETLEEYVAHRREVVRRRSEYDLEEAEDRAHILEGRLTAVENADDVVELIRNSETRSDAKENLQDAYDFSQDQADHIVRMQLGSLTSMETAEIEEEYEEVQAEIERLNAILESEEELLSVIKDELREIKDEYGDDRRTSIVEDQGTVTHEDLIPEEEVFVVMTEDDYVKRMPIDQFDPQGRGGKGIIGADVKEGDRVSTVFRANTHDYLLCFTNQGKVYQLKTYEIPEMGRTARGKSAVNILDLDAGEDITAIVDTDAFGDGEFVTMATRHGYVKRTGGEEFDNIRSTGIIAADLEEGDELVDVEVTDGSQDLVIATEGGMTIRFDEDEVRAMGRNARGVNGIKLQDDDAVAGLVATDEDDGQALLTVTRNGYGKRTRLSEYRTQSRYGKGLIDIKTGDRNGPVTAVKAVDDDDQLVMMSEAGQIVRTRVDEISTVGRNTMGVIVMDVEDGDAVASVDDIPAAAAADADDDAATDADES
- a CDS encoding Rrf2 family transcriptional regulator, with the protein product MSSIELTPSQKKILRALTNLHKESEAAIKGEDIAEQVDRNPGTIRNQMQSLKALQLVEGVPGPKGGYKPTASAYEALEIQQMDDPASVPIEHEGEPIEDVIVEEIDLSSVHHPELCRAEIHMQGSMGEIHEDDAVTVGPTPLSKLLIEGRVDGKDDTNNILILRIEDMVAPAEEPSH
- a CDS encoding metal-dependent transcriptional regulator, whose amino-acid sequence is MMLSDVMEDYLKTIYQLQRETDERIKTSAIADELDVTSPTVTSMLDKLEERGLVDREKYRGVTLTDEGETVALEVVRHHRLLEAYLTEHLDYDWAEVHEEADRLEHHISEDFEARVADVLGEPAVDPHGAPIPGADLEPPERPEGESVTSFSAGDVVVVEEVADRDAEVLSYLAEHGVRPGVELEIVEVAPFGMITARSSDHDTDVSLPESVAHHVRVSEPREIEQ
- the rocF gene encoding arginase, whose translation is MSTTVRIIGAPMDYGADRRGVDMGPSAIRYAEVADRLADADVTAVDDGDLSIPRAEERDPNTDEPIEGTAKFLREVEDVSTRLEERVADALADGEFPLVLGGDHSVAIGSMRGSAREADLGAIWFDAHADLNTPATSPSGNVHGMPLAATLGRGAFGDLSWAHAPRVREASIAYVGLRSIDERERELVRNSEMTAFTMADIDERGMTAVVEDALDVATDGTDGVHVSLDLDWVDPKTAPGVGTPVRGGVTYREAHAALETVSERNAAEGILRSMDVVEVNPILDEGNETATIAAELTASAFGNRIL